In Candidatus Krumholzibacteriota bacterium, one genomic interval encodes:
- a CDS encoding protein-L-isoaspartate(D-aspartate) O-methyltransferase: MVEEQLSSRDIRDERVLKAFMEVPRHLFVDPAIGARAYDDCSFPIGLAQTISQPYIQALMMQYLKIKPDDRILEVGTGSGYQTAILSLLCREVYSVERLAQLSTKAGDTLSTVRTGRIRIKVADGSNGWRFYAPFDKIIVSAAMPGRPNRLLEQLAEEGMLIAPVASDGEYLVLFSKKNEAIEEERLSQCAFVPLLKGVG, from the coding sequence ATGGTAGAGGAACAGCTTTCCTCGAGAGACATCCGCGATGAACGCGTTCTAAAGGCGTTCATGGAGGTCCCGAGACATCTCTTCGTAGACCCGGCCATAGGCGCCAGGGCGTATGACGACTGTTCGTTTCCGATAGGTCTCGCGCAGACGATCTCTCAACCTTACATCCAGGCTCTTATGATGCAATATCTGAAGATAAAGCCTGATGACAGGATACTTGAAGTCGGTACCGGTTCAGGTTATCAGACAGCGATACTTTCTCTCCTGTGCAGAGAAGTCTATTCGGTGGAAAGACTCGCTCAGTTGTCGACAAAGGCTGGCGATACACTTTCAACCGTAAGGACCGGCAGGATCCGGATCAAGGTCGCTGACGGGTCGAATGGATGGAGATTCTACGCTCCATTCGACAAGATCATAGTCTCGGCCGCCATGCCGGGAAGGCCGAACAGGCTTCTTGAGCAGCTGGCCGAAGAAGGTATGCTGATAGCCCCTGTTGCTTCCGACGGGGAATACCTGGTGCTTTTCAGCAAAAAAAATGAAGCCATAGAGGAAGAGCGCCTGTCGCAATGCGCCTTTGTTCCATTATTGAAGGGAGTGGGATAG
- a CDS encoding small multi-drug export protein, producing the protein MRLCSIIEGSGIVHYPIFAFISNVSPRLMTFLISILPVSELRGAIPYALTKGGLDWPEAYIFAVLGNFLPVIPLLLFFERVSGWLRRYPLFDRFFDWFFKRTVRKGKLIERFEALGLILFVAIPLPVTGAWTGCAAAFLFKIPLRMAIPAVAAGILIAGAIVTLASQGVITFWGI; encoded by the coding sequence ATGCGCCTTTGTTCCATTATTGAAGGGAGTGGGATAGTGCATTACCCGATTTTCGCTTTTATCAGCAACGTATCTCCAAGGTTGATGACATTTCTTATAAGCATTCTTCCTGTATCGGAACTCAGGGGCGCAATTCCGTACGCTTTGACAAAGGGAGGGCTTGACTGGCCGGAAGCGTATATCTTCGCCGTACTCGGGAATTTTCTCCCCGTAATTCCTCTGTTGCTCTTTTTTGAACGGGTTTCCGGTTGGTTAAGGAGATACCCTCTTTTTGACAGGTTCTTTGACTGGTTCTTCAAGCGCACGGTAAGGAAGGGAAAACTGATAGAGAGATTCGAAGCCCTTGGTCTGATCTTGTTCGTAGCGATACCTCTTCCGGTCACCGGTGCGTGGACAGGATGCGCCGCGGCGTTCCTTTTCAAGATTCCCCTGCGGATGGCGATACCGGCAGTTGCCGCTGGAATCCTGATTGCCGGCGCGATAGTGACTCTCGCAAGTCAGGGAGTCATAACGTTCTGGGGAATATAG
- the surE gene encoding 5'/3'-nucleotidase SurE, translating into MESKKTILVTNDDGIRAEGIKALIKGLEGICEIVTVAPELEQSATSHSITLDGPLRITKYSDSRFGVSGTPTDCVFLAVNSILASQPDLIVSGINHGPNMGEDVFYSGTVAAAIEGSLLGIPSIAVSVTSWEPRSFDPASSVARYLALRVLEKKEKNPVLWNVNIPPVQGEEIKGIRITKLGSRVYNDTILKETDPRGKEYYWIGGGKPGWNRDSDSDFAAISENYISITPLSIEMTDYKRIFDLKKWDLQWKKGSITE; encoded by the coding sequence TTGGAATCGAAAAAGACCATTTTAGTGACGAATGACGACGGAATAAGGGCCGAGGGTATCAAAGCGCTTATTAAGGGGTTGGAAGGAATCTGCGAGATTGTGACGGTAGCCCCGGAACTGGAACAAAGCGCCACTAGCCATTCGATAACACTGGACGGGCCACTGAGAATAACAAAATACAGCGACAGCAGATTCGGCGTTTCGGGAACTCCGACTGACTGTGTTTTCCTCGCCGTCAACAGCATACTTGCATCGCAGCCCGACCTGATAGTCTCGGGGATAAATCATGGACCGAATATGGGCGAGGATGTCTTTTATTCCGGCACGGTCGCCGCAGCTATCGAAGGTTCCCTGCTTGGAATACCATCGATAGCAGTATCAGTGACTTCCTGGGAGCCACGTTCTTTCGATCCGGCTTCTTCTGTAGCCCGATATCTCGCGCTCAGGGTACTCGAAAAAAAAGAAAAGAATCCGGTATTGTGGAATGTCAATATTCCACCGGTTCAGGGTGAGGAGATCAAGGGCATCAGGATCACAAAACTGGGTTCCCGCGTTTATAATGACACGATCCTTAAGGAGACTGATCCAAGGGGGAAGGAATACTACTGGATCGGCGGCGGTAAGCCCGGCTGGAACAGGGACAGCGATTCAGATTTTGCGGCGATATCGGAAAATTATATTTCGATCACTCCTTTATCAATAGAAATGACCGATTACAAAAGGATATTCGACCTCAAGAAGTGGGATCTGCAGTGGAAAAAGGGTTCGATTACAGAATAG
- a CDS encoding MerR family transcriptional regulator: MKQKTNKLYYSIGEVSELAGVKPHVLRYWETQFSVLKPKKNRAGNRTYKVRDIKYIMTIKKLLYGKGYTIAGAVQKLRETRDNPDSLIEQLSIPFADPEKFNIVLSLKQDLFELKDLVESL; encoded by the coding sequence ATGAAGCAGAAAACAAACAAACTGTACTATTCGATCGGCGAAGTGAGCGAGCTTGCAGGTGTAAAACCACATGTTTTAAGATACTGGGAGACCCAGTTTTCCGTGCTTAAGCCGAAGAAGAACAGAGCGGGAAACAGGACCTACAAGGTCAGGGATATAAAATATATTATGACCATTAAAAAACTTCTCTACGGAAAAGGATATACGATCGCCGGAGCTGTGCAGAAACTCAGGGAAACAAGGGACAATCCTGATTCTCTCATTGAACAGCTCAGTATACCCTTTGCCGATCCGGAAAAATTCAATATTGTCCTTTCGCTTAAACAGGACCTCTTTGAGCTGAAAGATCTGGTTGAAAGCCTTTGA
- a CDS encoding NAD(P)-dependent glycerol-3-phosphate dehydrogenase yields the protein MNICVLGAGSWGTTLALLLDSKGISVKLWEFYPAYAEDINRDHENKRFLPGIRIPRSLGVTSDLDEALQGNTHLLFVTPSHTMRKVSRSVRNSRYFNKRSIVINASKGLEEKTLCRMSEVLSQELQIPDGRIAGLLGPSHAEEVSRKMPTSIVVAGTDNRVLSGIQDIFMTEYFRVYTNSDIIGVELGVSLKNTIAIAAGICDGLGFGDNTKAALLTRGLAETKRLACRLGAKDNTLSGLAGVGDMIVTCMSRHSRNRYVGEQIGKGRKLKAILKDMVMVAEGVKTTKAALKLSARVNVELPITEQVYKVLFNNKNPRNAIRDLMIRKARSEMYR from the coding sequence ATTAATATCTGCGTGCTCGGAGCGGGAAGCTGGGGCACGACTCTCGCTCTGCTTCTTGATTCGAAAGGGATTTCGGTGAAGTTGTGGGAATTTTATCCCGCTTACGCCGAAGATATAAACAGAGACCATGAGAATAAAAGATTTCTTCCAGGCATAAGGATCCCGAGGTCCCTGGGTGTCACTTCGGACCTCGACGAAGCTCTCCAGGGGAACACGCATCTCCTGTTTGTGACACCGAGCCATACGATGAGAAAAGTCTCCAGATCTGTCAGGAATTCAAGGTATTTCAATAAAAGATCGATTGTCATAAACGCGTCGAAAGGATTGGAAGAAAAAACGCTTTGCAGGATGAGCGAGGTCCTGTCTCAGGAACTGCAGATTCCAGACGGAAGGATCGCCGGCCTGCTCGGTCCCAGCCACGCTGAAGAGGTCAGCCGGAAAATGCCGACATCGATCGTAGTCGCCGGAACCGATAACAGGGTACTTTCAGGGATCCAGGATATATTCATGACCGAATATTTCAGGGTCTATACCAACAGCGATATAATCGGAGTAGAACTCGGCGTCTCGCTTAAAAACACAATAGCCATAGCGGCGGGAATATGCGACGGGTTGGGATTTGGAGATAATACCAAGGCTGCGCTGTTGACTCGAGGCCTTGCGGAGACAAAACGGCTTGCCTGCAGGCTTGGGGCGAAGGATAACACTTTGAGCGGGTTGGCCGGAGTAGGAGATATGATAGTGACCTGCATGAGCAGACACAGCAGAAACCGGTATGTGGGGGAGCAGATAGGAAAAGGCAGAAAACTGAAGGCGATACTGAAGGATATGGTCATGGTAGCTGAGGGTGTAAAGACAACGAAGGCCGCGCTTAAACTGTCGGCGAGAGTCAACGTCGAACTTCCAATAACCGAACAGGTCTACAAGGTTCTTTTCAATAACAAGAATCCACGAAACGCGATAAGAGACCTTATGATAAGAAAAGCAAGAAGCGAGATGTACAGATAG
- the der gene encoding ribosome biogenesis GTPase Der: MKRLSTVAIIGKPNSGKSTLFNRITRSRKAITYETPGVTRDRMEETASWNGVEFRVIDTGGFSLSDEDPLQAQITERIQRTVLESSVVIFLVDVDTGITAEDENLLKATRMAREKIILAVNKVESRQDTVDAAEFYAMGFSEIHSISSLHGQGIGDLLDEVVLRLPRKPEPSDVTTDLRISIVGKPNVGKSSLLNALIGEDRHIVSEEPGTTRDTINLRIKYHNKDVILVDTAGVKRRSRTEKGLDVISSLKSLQSIKDADIVLMVVDASLNDISRQDTRIASVAHKERKGVIVLLNKWDLLTKDNRTLGRFITMVREAMPFLTYAPILTISATEGTRLSKIFPLCFQIQEEREKKISTSELNRIIEDAVSKNPPRFYKTGTGKVYYGTQTGSEPPSFTLFVNKSSYFPRSYIRYLNNHIRNTFTFEGTAIKITLKSKE; the protein is encoded by the coding sequence ACGCCGGGAGTGACAAGAGACAGGATGGAAGAGACCGCGTCATGGAATGGCGTTGAATTCAGGGTCATAGATACCGGGGGTTTCTCACTTAGTGACGAAGATCCGTTGCAGGCTCAGATAACGGAAAGAATACAGAGAACGGTCCTGGAATCATCAGTCGTTATCTTTCTTGTAGACGTCGATACCGGTATAACGGCCGAGGATGAGAATCTTCTTAAAGCTACGAGAATGGCAAGGGAAAAGATAATCCTGGCGGTGAACAAGGTGGAAAGCCGGCAGGATACTGTCGATGCGGCAGAATTCTATGCTATGGGGTTCAGCGAGATCCACAGCATCAGTTCTCTTCATGGCCAGGGCATAGGGGATCTTCTTGACGAAGTAGTGCTTCGTCTTCCCAGGAAACCTGAACCGAGTGATGTCACTACTGATCTTCGTATTTCCATCGTCGGCAAACCAAACGTGGGGAAAAGCTCGCTTCTAAACGCCTTGATAGGAGAGGACAGGCATATAGTATCGGAAGAACCAGGGACGACAAGAGATACTATAAACCTGAGAATAAAATATCATAACAAAGATGTTATCCTTGTGGACACAGCGGGGGTAAAGAGGAGATCCAGGACTGAAAAAGGGCTCGATGTGATAAGCAGTCTTAAAAGTCTTCAGAGCATCAAGGATGCCGATATAGTACTTATGGTAGTCGACGCATCACTCAATGATATTTCAAGGCAGGATACAAGGATAGCTTCCGTAGCTCACAAGGAAAGAAAAGGAGTGATCGTCCTCCTGAACAAATGGGACCTGCTGACGAAAGATAACAGGACTCTCGGCAGATTCATCACAATGGTCAGGGAGGCCATGCCTTTTCTGACATACGCTCCGATCCTGACTATTTCAGCAACCGAGGGAACGAGGCTGTCGAAAATATTTCCTCTCTGCTTTCAGATACAGGAAGAACGCGAAAAAAAGATATCGACATCGGAATTGAACAGGATCATCGAAGATGCAGTTTCTAAGAATCCGCCAAGATTCTATAAAACCGGCACCGGTAAAGTCTATTATGGCACCCAGACGGGATCGGAACCTCCTTCCTTCACCCTTTTTGTTAACAAATCGAGCTATTTCCCTCGTTCTTATATCCGTTATCTCAACAATCACATAAGAAATACCTTTACCTTTGAGGGGACAGCGATTAAAATCACGCTCAAATCCAAGGAGTGA
- the plsY gene encoding glycerol-3-phosphate 1-O-acyltransferase PlsY: protein MDQLLKIVLVIITSYILGSIPSSYMMGRLMKGIDLRGFGSGNLGAANTFRVLGAKAAIPVLLIDIGKGFLAVRIVSFLGLEHFVFSLLAALIVILGHNYSVFVNFSGGKGVGTTTGAFAALAPLAVGICFVIWLIILLIFRIVSVASILSSSMLPVMILVTDRYMGQGTHVSIFYLSIFVALMVIYKHRSNIKRLIKGEEGKIF, encoded by the coding sequence ATGGATCAGCTGTTAAAAATCGTCCTCGTCATCATCACCAGCTATATTCTGGGATCGATCCCTTCAAGTTATATGATGGGCAGGTTGATGAAAGGGATAGATCTTCGCGGTTTTGGAAGCGGCAATCTCGGAGCGGCAAACACTTTCAGGGTACTGGGCGCGAAAGCGGCGATCCCCGTACTTCTTATAGATATCGGAAAAGGATTCCTTGCGGTCAGGATAGTCTCTTTTCTTGGTCTTGAACATTTCGTTTTTTCACTTCTCGCGGCACTGATAGTGATCCTTGGGCACAATTATTCTGTATTCGTCAATTTTTCCGGAGGTAAGGGAGTAGGGACGACCACGGGAGCGTTCGCCGCTCTCGCGCCACTGGCAGTAGGGATATGTTTCGTGATATGGCTTATCATCCTGTTGATCTTCAGGATCGTTTCTGTTGCCAGCATCCTGTCTTCCTCAATGCTTCCGGTCATGATACTCGTGACTGACCGCTACATGGGGCAGGGAACGCACGTTTCGATATTCTATCTTTCCATATTCGTGGCTTTAATGGTCATATACAAGCACCGGTCCAACATAAAAAGACTGATCAAGGGCGAGGAAGGAAAAATATTTTAA
- a CDS encoding glycosyltransferase family 2 protein: protein MFSTIGAVIPAYNEEHHLSSVLENVKKYIAAENIIVVDDGSSDRTAEIATEAGVTLLEQEINSGKGKALRRGFDHLSCLEGIEAVITLDADGQHDPAEIPLFVKKFNESGDDIIVGNRMSETAEMPFVRKMTNRLTSKVISRLAGCTIRDSQSGYRLIRTDLLRNIELSSDRFDGESEILIKSARNGASIGSITIKSIYAAEKSKINPFIDTVRFFRLVFKSYFW from the coding sequence ATGTTTTCTACTATCGGCGCGGTAATCCCTGCATATAATGAAGAACACCACCTGTCTTCAGTCCTGGAAAATGTAAAGAAATATATTGCCGCTGAAAATATCATCGTTGTCGATGACGGTTCTTCAGACCGTACCGCCGAAATAGCGACAGAGGCGGGAGTGACGCTGCTTGAGCAGGAGATCAATTCCGGAAAGGGAAAAGCCCTGCGGAGGGGTTTCGATCATCTCTCCTGTCTGGAAGGCATAGAAGCGGTCATTACTCTGGATGCTGATGGCCAGCATGATCCCGCGGAAATCCCCCTTTTTGTGAAAAAATTCAATGAAAGTGGAGACGATATCATAGTCGGTAACAGAATGTCTGAGACGGCAGAGATGCCGTTTGTCAGGAAAATGACCAACCGTCTGACATCGAAAGTGATAAGCAGGCTCGCGGGATGTACTATCAGGGACAGCCAGTCGGGGTACAGACTGATCAGGACCGATCTGCTCAGAAATATCGAACTGAGTTCCGACCGTTTCGATGGCGAAAGCGAGATCCTTATAAAATCCGCCAGAAATGGAGCATCGATCGGTTCCATAACGATCAAGTCGATATACGCCGCCGAAAAAAGCAAGATCAATCCATTTATTGATACTGTCAGGTTTTTCAGACTGGTATTCAAAAGTTATTTCTGGTAG